In Gracilinanus agilis isolate LMUSP501 chromosome 1, AgileGrace, whole genome shotgun sequence, the sequence GTCCATCCTGGAGTTGTGTGATGACTATGACGACGCGCAAAACGAGTTCTACTTTGATAGGAACCCAGAACTCTTCCCTTACGTCCTGCACTTCTACAACACAGGCAAACTGCACGTGATGGGAGAACTCTGCGTCTTCTCCTTCAGCCAGGAGATAGAGTACTGGGGGATCAATGAGTTCTTCATCGACTCCTGCTGCAGCTACAGCTATCACGGAAGGAAGATGGAGCCTGACCAAGAGAAATGGGATGAGCAGAGTGACCAGGAGAGCACTACTTCCTCCTTTGATGAGATACTGGCTTTCTACAACGATGCATCCAAGTTTGATGGACAGCCCTTGGGCAACCTCCGAAGACAGCTATGGTTGGCCCTGGATAACCCAGGCTATTCCATTCTGAGCAGAgtattcagtattctttccatcatGGTGGTACTAGGTTCCATTGTCACCATGTGCCTcaacagtcttcctgactttctgaTCCCTGATAGCCAAGGCAACCCAGAAGAAGACCCCAGGTTTGAAATTGTGGAACACTTTGGGATTGCCTGGTTCACCTTTGAGCTAGTGGCTAGGTTTGCCGTGACTCCAGAGTTCTTCAAATTCTTTAAGAATGCACTGAACTTGATTGATCTCATGTCCATCATTCCCTTCTACATCACCTTGGTGGTCAATCTGGTGGTGGAGAGTTCTCCCACCTTGGCCAATTTAGGTAGGGTAGCTCAAGTCCTCAGGCTCATGAGGATTTTTCGAATACTAAAATTGGCCAGACATTCCACTGGTCTTCGGTCCCTAGGGGCAACCTTGAAATATAGCTACAAAGAGGTGGGGCTCCTCTTGCTTTATCTTTCAGTGGGCATATCAATATTCTCTGTAGTGGCCTACACCAtcgagaaagaagaaaatgatggtCTGGCCACAATCCCTGCCTGCTGGTGGTGGGCAACTGTGAGCATGACAACTGTGGGCTATGGTGATGTCGTTCCAGGGACCACAGCTGGAAAGCTGACTGCTTCAGCTTGTATCCTTGCTGGCATTCTTGTGGTGGTACTGCCAATAACTTTGATCTTCaataaattttcacatttttataggCGCCAAAAGCAACTGGAAAGTGCCATGCGCAGCTGTGACTTTGGGGATGGAATGAAGGAAGTTCCTTCAGTCAACCTAAGGGACTACTATGCCCACAAAGTTAAGTCACTGATGGCAAGTCTTACCAACATGAGCAGGAGCTCACCCAGCGAACTAAGCTTAAATGATTCCCTACATTAGCTGGAAGCTCTGGCCCCATCATAATTTTCAAGACCATACAATGGTTGGAGCTGCATTTTGTGCTCCTGGCATGGCTCCAGGCTTCATAGGGTCAGGAAGTAAGGAGAAGACACGGTCCTTCCCCTTCAGTACCTTACCATTGTAAATGGAAGGAGATGCCCGACCAATGTACACCCACAATTGCTTCCACAGCATGTAGAAGCCTTGATATGGGGTGGGATGACTAACACTATATCAACTTTGCACTGAGAATAATGCTAAACTTTGTGCTGATGAGTATCCTGAATGCCAGTTTTTCTATACAAATTGCTCATCATGTACCCCATCCTGGTGTTCTTGGTGCAGTGCTGTCTGCCCGTTTGCACTTTTGTTTCCAAGTTATCATGTGACGACTGGATAAGAAGTATGTCTCTCTAGTGGGAATACTCGTGAAGTCAGCAATGAAAAACTCAAATTCAGCTCACAAGAATGTGAACTCAGTCATGCATTCATTTCTCAGTTTGCTTCAATACCCAAAACAGAAAATGTGAAACTAAGTACATGTCACCAATGCAACTTTCTGTCTTTCTTAGAACTGAACCTATAGTTCTGTGGCTTGCATGGGTGCATATCATGCTAATGTTATTTATGCAAATATTacctccctggaaattaatttactAAGGATACACGTGCAATGAAAATGGATCCCAGTTCAAGAGCAAAAGCAATGGGAAGTTACTGTTAGTCTGAAATCAGGTGTAGACCTGATCTTTATTGAAGCTCTCTAGGCTTCTTGGTGTGGGAAATGGTGGAAATAATGAGTTTCTCTCAGTTATTGGAGAACTGCAAGTGGAGGCTGGATATCCACTTTTTGGGGATGCTGTAATGGGATGTGTGCCTCGGAAATGAGTTGAATGACATGATCTCTAGgattccttccaattctcagTCACATTAATTGGGAGTCACATTGATGAAGGCCCCCTGCTTTCCTGAGAGTTTTTCCCATGGGGATCCTGCCTTAGGCCAGGTATCCACAGGGCTGAGATGAATGGAAATGTTTTTTCAAGCTGTGGTTCATGTTCTAAACAATTTCACCAAGTTTTGCTGGAAATTGGCACTTTTTTCCACTTGTCATTTTTTAAGAGTATGGATTAGTTTATTTTACCTCTTCCTATTACTAAGAGGTTTATTTTACTGTCTTATGAaagtaaatatttcatattaaataTGAAAGGCAGCAGCTTAGAAACTGTCTTTTAGCACCTACTCTGAAATCTCATTAAAAAATGAGTGCATGTTTATTTCTGAGAAAAACTTATTCCAGTAATTTTGCTTCTAGGATTCATAATGTTTTATATGATGCTATAATTACCTTGTAAGGGGATTCCTTCTTTGAAATGGGGAATTCATGGAACATAAGCATGTACTCAAAACACAGGTGATATGTGCATGGAGTAGACTGaagggaaatatgtatttatttgcattAACTGTCTTCCTTCTGGGAACAAGGTGGGATtagaatggggaagggagaggaatggaaaaattgaaaaggaaatgatattatAAAACATTGCAACTAATCACAAACTTTCAAAAAGTTTATCAATGCATGAAGTACCTTGAAACTTCTAATCCTGTTGAAAAAAAATCGTAAAGGGGTGCAAATAACCTACTTCTTTCACTTCTCAGAAATCCCTTCCTGCTTTCTGCTCCTTGATTACAGGACCCCTGGGCTATCACATAAAAATGTGGATGGAATCCTGAGTCCCCTTGTTGAACTGCTCTGTAGCCATCATCGTGTATGTTGTGTATTATTTCCAAAATGACTTCTATTATATATCTTTGGAAAGATGGTGGGGTCAAGTGGTCTGAACACAGAATTAGCTAGGATTTTCATTAAGGCtccaatcctttcttttttatgtgacttttaccttaaattaCTGAATTTTATGTGTGTCTTGATTTCCTCACTTACTAGACTTACATGCTAAAACTTCTCAAGGAGTGCTGGGAGGAACCTCTAGTAATTGAAAAGTATTTATTCACAAGATGGATGAGGATTGAGTTACTGCTCTTACTAAGTACTTTCATTCGGATGAAGACATATGATGGGCACCTCCCAATGTCTGATGGGCAATTtctcatatttctctctctctctctctctctctctctctctctctctctctctctctctctctctctcacacacacacacacacacacacacacacacacacacacacacatagattgAGAAGTTTAGGCTTATTTCACAGATTTTTGCAAACAAAATACCTGACTTTAGCCAGTATTTCCAGAGATGGAAATTCAACATTTTCCAAAATCACTTCCTAATTGTTTTGGAGGCAGATATGTTCAAGAATGATTTTCACTTGCTAAACCTATTTTATTGGGGAGTCTGTCAGGTGGCTATTAATTCTTTATACAGGCTTATTTGCAGGAATAGTACtcagttgcttttttttctaaaaagtatcGCATTATAAATGATGAGGTGTTTCTGATTATTGTATCCATTTTAGATATGTCAGCTAGAAGCTTCACAATTCATCATGGAAACATTGTACTTATAGGGTGCCTTTCTCTTGGGGGAGATCCCTTGTGCTTTAGAAACTGTTTTTAACCTCTCTTGTATATATCTACACACTCATGTAGAAAGGACCTTGCTCATTTTTGAAGCAGTGGTAAACCTAGGAAGACAAGTTTAATACTAACAGTTTAATAGCCTAAAGTAAGTCTTGTTAAGCCAAAGGTTCAGAAAGAAGGGAAGACGAACCTATGTGATTTAGCAATAGACTTCTTTTTAAAGGGGTACATTACAAATAATCTAAACTGCTCTGGGACCCAGTGAAAAATTTCTCCCTCTCTGAAATAGCACCATCAAATCATTAATGTCAACATGTGCTCCAGACTCGGGCTTCTCATTTAACCTGTAAAATGATATTTCAGGTAGAAATCATCTCCTCTAGTTACTGAAGCTTGGTTACATTtcagactaaaaaggaaaaacctCATCAGGgctattttctgtttcatttttagaAAGAGTGCTAGCACAAGGTGATCCCTTTAGGCACTGGGCCTGCCAATCTGACCTACAAACCTGGTTTTtagatccttttaaaaatattttagctagAGGAAGAGCTCAATTCACCAGGCTGTTGATTGGTAAATGCTTTGTGTTGGGCAAAGGAGGGTTTCCTTTGGGATGACAAACCTTTAAATTTCCTTAAGATCAGTTATATGGCATCAGAGAAAACATAAGGGCACATTTTTATTACATGGTATATAATGAGGGCTTTAAAAGTGTTAGACTGAGAAAGTGTAACTATTCTGCCTAAGCAAATTACTTGGTTGATATGGATTAATTGGTTGCAGGTCtgagttttccttaaaaaaatcaacaaaaacaaaatcaattataACATTCCCAAGTTTAATGGCTTTGCCACAAGGCAGAGGCATGTTGTATGCCAAAATGTAGGAGGTTTGAAGCCCAGAAGGTGGTAATTGGTACTTAATATTTGGATTTATTTCTActtgtcttattactcaaataaTTTAACCACCtgctcatttaaaaattatttgtatgcACTTTGGGTTACTGATTATCTGTGCTGGCTGTTTGTTATATATTTTGAAGGCTCAACTTGTATTTCTTGTGTGTTTTACCAGCATGACCTGTTACAgagttgtaatttttaaaattgagaacATTGTATTTATGATGTCAATTTTAACACTCATTAACAGACTACTGTGCAAGCATTTATTGAGACTTCAAGTGAACTATTATGTCTGATTGCTACACTTTAATCCTTGTGCCTGGACTCCATAATGAGCCATAACACTGCAATGCTTAGGAATTCAGTCTTGAACAATATTCagattagaaagagagaaaattatttttaaaatctcaattaCAAACAGAGAGGCAAGAATCAGAAAGAAATACAAGGCTCTGGACCAAATTTCTTGATCAAGGAAGTGTTTTTAAACTTTAAGGggagtgtttgtttgtttttaatatatggagaggaaatgatttttaaaaatctttttagagTAGCGGGTATTAAGATGACTCAGTAGAACTGCTTGTGTAGGGTTGGAAATGTTAATGGAGTCAAATGTGAAATTTCTTGGGTCAATACCTTTGTTTCACACCACAAGCAGTAGATTCTCTTCAAAGGAGCTGTCCTCCCCACAAAATACACTACTTCCATACTCAATATTCCCTTCAACTTTGCTGCTGGGACTTTCATTTGCAGGGCATAATCCCTCTCTGAGAGCAACTTAACTCATTAAATACATTAACTCAGCTTGGCTGGGTAACAGTGATTACACAGACTGAAAGTTgataaatttccattttaaccATGTGTGTGTTGTaggattggggggtgggggtgggagtaggaacatctttttctttaaggaaaaagtGCACAACATGATTTCATTTCAAATTGATCCTGCTCCCTTCTAGGCCCTCAATATGAGCAAACAGTTATTTCACtgcatctgtgatctcatcagcatGACCATTCCTCCCAGAGAGGCAGATTATCAGCACCTCTATACCTACTCATCTTGTGTGACTATTACATTCTCTTCTTTAAACTCTCCACAAGGGCTCCACCCAACATGCTAGGGGTCTACCTTCAGTGGTCTTGACATGGTATGGATACCAATGTTGTAAAGAGATGCACACCCattatgtattcattttatttttaagctgaACAATGGTAGAAATTGATTATATTATCAATCACTTGACTGATAAACTATTTAACATTTCATTATCCTGCCACTGTACTTCCTCTGGAAAACCAGtttaatgttttaaagaaaaataaaattcactctGGGTGCAGACTTAAGGCTGACTCCTTCCCaaatttgtattttcttcctttttagaatGTGGCAGTACTCTGCCCTCTGCTCCTCCCTCCCGCCTCAATTTTCATAAGGTTATCATGGGCCATTTGGAATTAGTATGAGGAATCCCTCTCTCTTTTATCTAGAGGTAGATAGATTGCCTCTTGTACTACCATTGTTTAATTCAAATGGAGAATCACTCAACTGGAAAATGTAACACCTCATTCCTTTCTTCCATATATATATTGGAAAATGTAACACCTCATTCCtttcttccatatatatatatatacatatatatatatatgtatatataatgatcAATAGTCCTTGTGCTGTTCACAACCAGAGcccaaataatcattttctaagcCTGAGAAGCAGGGGAAAaggtaatattattaatattaacatctttatagtgctttaagttttgcaatgtgcctttacatattatctcacttggtctTAACCCTGAGAGTTGGGtgccattattcccattttatatatgaggaaatggagacagagaggtaacgtgacttacccagggttacacaactagtaagtatctgaactagatttgaacttgggtcttcctgactccaagtagaTAGCACTGAGGCAAGTAAACATGTCCTGTTTCAGTTTAAGAAGATTTGTGCATTTTAAGTAATATCTGTGCAATCTCTGTGTTTTCCTCCTTGCTTCTCATTCTAGCAGGGATATAAATGGTTATTCAGGAATTTTGGGGGGCCAGAAGGtcttgtttttaaatccttaccttctgtcttagaatcaatactgtatattagttccaaagcagaagaatggtaagggctagacaatgggggttaagtgacttgcccagggtcacacagctaggaagtgcctgaggaaaGATTTTAACCCAAggcctcccttctctaggtctggctctcaatttccactaaaccaccaagctgccctctcCCCCAATGTcttgcatctttttttaaaaaaaaacccttaccttccttcttggaatgaatactttgtattggttccaaggcagaggagtggtaagggctaggcaatggaggttaagtgacttgcccagggtcacacagctaagaagtgtctgaggttatctTGCATCTTaagatcaaaaacaaacaaaaaatgcacCCCAAAACTCATTTGGGAAGAACTTCAGTGATATTTATGACACCACTCTTCCCCAATCCTAGTGTctcattagttaaaaaaaaaacatttta encodes:
- the KCNS2 gene encoding potassium voltage-gated channel subfamily S member 2; this translates as MTGQSLSDLSEANFEDSEISVNVGGFKKKLRSHTLLRFPETRLGRLLHCRSKESILELCDDYDDAQNEFYFDRNPELFPYVLHFYNTGKLHVMGELCVFSFSQEIEYWGINEFFIDSCCSYSYHGRKMEPDQEKWDEQSDQESTTSSFDEILAFYNDASKFDGQPLGNLRRQLWLALDNPGYSILSRVFSILSIMVVLGSIVTMCLNSLPDFLIPDSQGNPEEDPRFEIVEHFGIAWFTFELVARFAVTPEFFKFFKNALNLIDLMSIIPFYITLVVNLVVESSPTLANLGRVAQVLRLMRIFRILKLARHSTGLRSLGATLKYSYKEVGLLLLYLSVGISIFSVVAYTIEKEENDGLATIPACWWWATVSMTTVGYGDVVPGTTAGKLTASACILAGILVVVLPITLIFNKFSHFYRRQKQLESAMRSCDFGDGMKEVPSVNLRDYYAHKVKSLMASLTNMSRSSPSELSLNDSLH